Proteins co-encoded in one Cytophaga hutchinsonii ATCC 33406 genomic window:
- a CDS encoding YfiT family bacillithiol transferase, which translates to MTDTELHALKFPIGEYQKTVDPSAAQLTAFISDIHLFPQRLREAAETLSQAQLDTTYRPGGWTIRQVIHHCADSHMNSFIRFKLALTEDTPTIKPYWEDRWAECIDSKMAIEFSLHILDGLHTRWTALLESLSAAELKREFNHPEHHAPFKIDEYIGMYAWHSNHHLAHITALKKRKGW; encoded by the coding sequence ATGACTGACACTGAATTACACGCATTAAAATTTCCGATCGGGGAATACCAAAAAACAGTTGACCCTTCTGCCGCACAACTTACGGCGTTTATATCTGACATACATTTATTTCCGCAACGCCTGCGGGAAGCTGCAGAAACACTGAGTCAGGCGCAGCTTGATACAACGTATCGCCCGGGCGGGTGGACGATCAGACAGGTGATTCATCATTGTGCAGATAGTCATATGAACAGTTTTATTCGTTTTAAGCTGGCGCTGACAGAAGACACTCCTACGATCAAACCTTACTGGGAAGACCGCTGGGCAGAATGCATTGACAGTAAAATGGCTATAGAATTCAGCCTGCATATCTTAGACGGCTTGCATACCCGGTGGACCGCTTTACTGGAATCACTTTCAGCCGCTGAATTAAAACGGGAGTTTAACCATCCGGAACACCACGCACCATTTAAAATTGATGAATACATCGGCATGTATGCCTGGCACAGCAATCACCACCTGGCGCATATCACAGCATTAAAAAAACGGAAAGGCTGGTAA
- a CDS encoding N-acetylmuramoyl-L-alanine amidase family protein, with protein sequence MLSRSFAWFLCISLCFLSFHIKNKKGVALKKIVIDAGHGGKDPGCNGKYSREKDITLQIALELGELIKTNLPDIEVTYTRKDDRFIELHDRAGIANRIDADLFISIHVNAGPEQFAGTETYCMGLHKTESNMQVAQRENSSILMEANNQANYDGFDPNKPESYIMFSLYQSANLSNSMILAERIEEEFKTYNQRYSRGVKQAGFLVLWKTTMPAVLVETGFLTHKEEEIYLNSEKGKTHTAYGIYSAIEDYKLLIEAE encoded by the coding sequence ATGTTGTCCAGATCATTTGCATGGTTCTTATGCATCAGCCTTTGTTTTTTATCGTTCCATATAAAAAACAAAAAAGGAGTTGCCTTAAAAAAAATTGTTATTGACGCGGGCCATGGCGGTAAAGACCCGGGCTGCAACGGAAAATATTCCAGGGAAAAAGATATCACCTTGCAGATTGCGCTTGAGCTGGGCGAACTGATCAAAACAAATCTTCCCGATATTGAAGTTACCTACACCCGCAAAGACGACCGTTTTATTGAACTGCACGACCGTGCGGGTATTGCCAACAGGATTGATGCCGACCTGTTTATTTCAATCCATGTGAATGCGGGCCCCGAGCAGTTTGCCGGAACAGAAACGTACTGCATGGGATTGCATAAAACAGAATCGAATATGCAGGTAGCGCAACGGGAGAATTCTTCTATTCTCATGGAAGCAAACAACCAGGCAAACTACGATGGTTTTGATCCCAACAAACCGGAATCGTACATCATGTTTTCCCTGTATCAAAGCGCCAACTTAAGCAACAGCATGATACTTGCAGAACGCATTGAAGAAGAATTCAAAACATACAACCAACGCTACAGCCGAGGTGTTAAGCAGGCAGGTTTTCTGGTGTTATGGAAAACAACCATGCCGGCCGTACTTGTGGAAACAGGTTTCTTAACACACAAAGAAGAAGAAATCTATCTGAATTCTGAAAAAGGAAAAACCCACACGGCGTATGGCATCTATAGCGCCATCGAAGATTATAAACTGCTGATCGAAGCGGAATAA
- a CDS encoding CHU_1165 family disulfide oxidoreductase, with amino-acid sequence MKNNNQPLIWILRFIVSALFIFSAISKLIPSIAAFEHQLVVQNITNICFAPILARVVIAAEFFLGIAFLQNHYFKKFILPAMFLMLLGFCIHLSYQIFLHGDSGNCGCMGDLIPMTPSQALIKNVVTLGILVYIYTKTQVAKANQHRYPLAILLVCFGFVFWKYQPECGCDTAEILTPPAPVIERIIQIDTVYVDKTTLNKKGKTGTEVKPSDKKPQTDAVVLPPEPAVPTVQRRTSIFAPYTNFSTGTTNLDAGRQIVCLFNVECDHCMHTAKEICELNKTTKLPPVHIIFWGEESQKDAFFKFAGCTFPYAFVEATKFFRLLDKAPSPPRIVVLNEGNIVGDFSSETFSKAALVDATKK; translated from the coding sequence ATGAAAAATAACAACCAACCCCTTATCTGGATTTTACGCTTTATAGTATCTGCGCTGTTTATTTTTTCAGCTATTTCTAAATTAATTCCGAGTATTGCTGCTTTTGAACATCAATTGGTTGTACAGAACATAACAAATATCTGCTTTGCGCCTATACTTGCGCGCGTTGTAATTGCGGCAGAATTCTTCTTAGGGATCGCGTTCCTTCAAAATCATTACTTTAAAAAATTCATTTTGCCGGCCATGTTCCTTATGCTGCTTGGCTTCTGCATCCACTTAAGCTACCAGATCTTTTTACATGGAGACAGCGGTAATTGCGGCTGTATGGGCGACCTGATCCCGATGACACCTTCGCAGGCATTGATTAAAAATGTTGTTACCCTTGGCATATTGGTTTACATTTATACAAAAACGCAGGTGGCTAAAGCAAATCAACACCGCTACCCGCTTGCCATTCTTCTGGTATGTTTTGGGTTTGTATTCTGGAAATACCAACCGGAATGCGGCTGTGACACGGCTGAAATCCTTACCCCTCCTGCACCTGTTATAGAGCGCATCATTCAGATTGATACGGTATATGTAGACAAAACTACGCTGAATAAAAAAGGCAAAACAGGTACAGAAGTAAAGCCATCGGATAAAAAACCACAGACAGATGCTGTTGTGTTGCCTCCGGAACCGGCTGTTCCGACGGTTCAGCGCCGCACATCCATCTTCGCTCCGTATACAAACTTCAGTACCGGCACAACCAATCTGGATGCAGGCAGACAGATTGTATGTCTGTTTAATGTAGAGTGCGACCATTGTATGCATACAGCCAAAGAAATCTGTGAGTTAAACAAAACCACAAAACTTCCTCCGGTACACATTATCTTCTGGGGAGAAGAGTCTCAAAAAGATGCCTTCTTTAAATTTGCCGGATGCACGTTCCCGTATGCATTTGTTGAAGCCACTAAATTCTTCCGTTTGCTTGATAAAGCGCCTTCTCCGCCACGTATCGTTGTGCTGAATGAAGGAAATATTGTAGGTGATTTCTCTTCTGAAACATTTTCAAAAGCTGCTTTAGTTGACGCAACAAAAAAATAA
- a CDS encoding 6-bladed beta-propeller translates to MYINKTRICLLLISALQFIGIASAQNYLFERKLSGYKNSRIAPVFISPLGIVVDSVNNVYVSDIDRVQKFDAKGTLLKKWGRFGFGEGQFSDASRMAIDKQGFLYVLDGFRVQKMTLDGQFVTKWGRYGTHEGEFSFLTGIAIDSMNNIYVTDRANHCVQKFTSDGVFLKKWGVLGKEPGQLNEPEDIVIDTYGFLYIADASNHRIQKFNGDGEMVASWGSYGEGKGQFNYPNGLAIDKKNHLFVVDYNNTRIQELSNTGVFIAKWGKIGDKPNHFNAITGIALDASDNIYTVEAGNQRVQKFTNQGHYVLLWGNPLGQNEQFYFPFNVVLDRANNVYVMDINYIQKFSPTGDFIQKWGNIGSWNNTYGNLADFAIDHAGNVYIADDQKHCIMKFSPDGQMISTWGNYGSGNGQFNDPIALAIDGDDNIYVVDRDNHRVQKFNSNGDFLSKWGQQGTGASHFSWLADIAIDAKGDIYIVDSQTREVQKFTNTGEFITKWGGQGTTNGKFLTPIGIGACPAGDIYVSDLERNCIQKFSNTGTFITVIGGPGIDDGQFQSPRGVAIDSFGSLYIADADNNCVQKFAPVHK, encoded by the coding sequence ATGTACATCAATAAGACGAGAATTTGTCTGTTACTCATATCTGCACTACAATTTATAGGCATTGCATCCGCGCAAAACTATTTATTTGAACGGAAACTAAGCGGCTATAAAAATTCCAGAATAGCACCGGTATTCATCAGTCCGCTGGGTATTGTTGTTGACTCCGTGAATAACGTGTACGTGTCTGATATTGACCGGGTACAAAAGTTTGACGCAAAAGGAACGCTGTTGAAAAAATGGGGGCGCTTTGGTTTTGGCGAAGGACAGTTTTCAGATGCATCCCGCATGGCCATTGATAAGCAGGGTTTTTTATATGTGCTTGACGGGTTCCGTGTTCAGAAAATGACACTGGATGGACAGTTTGTTACTAAATGGGGAAGATACGGAACACATGAAGGGGAGTTTTCTTTTTTAACAGGCATTGCTATTGACAGCATGAACAATATTTATGTTACAGACCGTGCCAATCACTGCGTACAGAAATTTACCAGCGATGGTGTCTTTCTGAAAAAATGGGGTGTGCTGGGTAAAGAACCCGGGCAGCTGAATGAGCCGGAAGATATTGTGATCGATACATACGGCTTTCTCTACATTGCCGATGCCAGCAATCACCGCATTCAGAAGTTTAACGGCGACGGTGAAATGGTCGCTTCCTGGGGTTCATACGGCGAAGGTAAAGGCCAGTTCAATTACCCGAACGGATTAGCGATTGATAAAAAAAATCACCTGTTTGTTGTTGACTATAACAACACGCGTATTCAGGAACTTTCAAACACAGGTGTATTTATAGCGAAGTGGGGAAAGATCGGCGATAAACCAAATCACTTTAACGCCATTACAGGCATTGCTCTGGATGCCTCTGATAATATTTATACCGTTGAAGCAGGCAATCAGCGCGTACAGAAATTTACAAACCAGGGGCATTATGTGTTGCTGTGGGGCAATCCGCTTGGACAGAATGAACAGTTCTATTTTCCTTTTAATGTGGTACTCGACAGGGCAAACAACGTATATGTAATGGATATTAATTACATACAGAAATTTTCACCTACCGGAGATTTTATACAGAAGTGGGGCAACATAGGTTCCTGGAACAATACGTATGGCAACCTTGCAGACTTTGCCATTGACCATGCAGGCAATGTGTACATTGCAGACGATCAGAAACACTGTATTATGAAATTCTCGCCGGATGGACAAATGATTTCTACCTGGGGGAATTACGGCTCAGGCAACGGACAGTTTAATGACCCCATTGCACTGGCTATTGATGGAGATGATAATATTTATGTAGTAGACAGAGATAATCACCGGGTACAGAAGTTTAACAGCAACGGCGACTTCCTTTCTAAATGGGGGCAGCAGGGCACGGGCGCAAGTCATTTCTCCTGGCTGGCAGATATTGCCATTGATGCAAAAGGAGATATTTATATTGTAGACTCTCAAACCAGAGAAGTGCAGAAGTTTACCAATACAGGTGAGTTTATTACCAAGTGGGGCGGACAGGGCACTACAAACGGAAAGTTTTTAACGCCGATTGGTATTGGTGCTTGTCCGGCAGGGGATATTTATGTATCTGACCTGGAAAGAAACTGCATACAGAAGTTTTCAAATACAGGAACGTTCATTACAGTGATCGGCGGACCCGGTATTGACGATGGTCAGTTCCAAAGCCCGCGCGGCGTAGCAATCGATTCGTTCGGCAGCCTGTACATTGCAGACGCCGATAATAACTGCGTACAGAAATTCGCCCCCGTACATAAATAA
- a CDS encoding T9SS type A sorting domain-containing protein, producing MCGPPAFITLYPNPATGTVSIENTGTQVFTQLEIINPEGMTLKKETVTGALTTTDVSAFPPGMYFVRLTNDAAFTVMKLVKE from the coding sequence CTGTGCGGACCGCCTGCGTTTATTACACTCTACCCCAACCCTGCTACCGGTACGGTGTCTATTGAAAATACCGGCACGCAGGTATTCACACAGCTGGAGATTATTAATCCGGAAGGAATGACCCTGAAAAAAGAAACCGTAACCGGTGCTCTTACCACAACAGATGTATCGGCCTTTCCACCGGGTATGTATTTTGTGCGCTTAACAAACGATGCAGCCTTTACCGTGATGAAGCTGGTTAAGGAGTAA
- a CDS encoding helix-turn-helix domain-containing protein, with product MEKKKAIAKKLGNNPAKKVTKVTKKVVNKKTDKHIQALAARIRQIRKKLGYTNADFFAYEHNISRSQFSRYESGEDIRFSSLMNVINALGMTAEEFFSEGFD from the coding sequence ATGGAAAAGAAAAAAGCAATAGCTAAAAAATTAGGTAACAATCCTGCCAAAAAGGTAACTAAGGTGACTAAAAAAGTTGTAAACAAAAAAACAGATAAACATATTCAAGCTTTAGCAGCTAGAATCCGACAAATACGTAAAAAGTTGGGTTATACAAATGCCGACTTTTTCGCCTATGAGCACAATATTTCCCGATCACAATTTTCACGTTATGAATCAGGAGAAGATATCCGTTTTTCTAGTTTGATGAACGTAATAAATGCTTTAGGGATGACAGCAGAAGAATTCTTTAGTGAAGGTTTTGATTAA
- a CDS encoding helix-turn-helix domain-containing protein, producing MLLPGTEIHIFVFFILVVEFIFFLFQIIYYFSRPTDIQRLRFLLLLLFAVYYNSVSGFLPDKNIPLSIEVQNTIAYSGGLLLSFYLPYYIYKSFNLASLKFYAYWGSVVFLFMPFFMCFVVPYYFTGDINLSRKLVVIVPFIYALSFIFCFTKAIREAYSYLIQTFSKIEMAGIYITVIFWTALPIIVYFDGSQLVENTIANAGFLLLIIIAIRKKISESRLEYQMLLLSKDDSKNTEIEIVFDEKRFQENCADFNLTAREREIIHLLAKAYTYKEIAEELFISDRTVAKHISNIYSKTGVSQKSELLAKLEYSLLIA from the coding sequence ATGCTCTTGCCTGGAACTGAAATTCACATCTTCGTTTTTTTTATTTTGGTTGTTGAATTTATTTTCTTTCTATTTCAGATCATTTATTATTTTTCACGGCCAACCGACATACAACGATTACGTTTTCTTCTGTTGCTTTTATTTGCTGTATATTATAATAGTGTAAGCGGTTTCCTGCCCGATAAAAACATACCCTTATCTATAGAGGTACAAAATACCATTGCATATTCCGGAGGCCTGTTATTATCATTTTACCTACCCTATTACATCTATAAATCTTTTAATTTGGCATCTCTTAAGTTTTATGCGTATTGGGGCTCTGTGGTTTTTTTATTCATGCCATTTTTCATGTGTTTTGTAGTTCCTTATTATTTCACCGGAGATATAAACCTAAGCCGAAAACTGGTGGTAATTGTGCCTTTTATATATGCACTGAGTTTTATTTTTTGCTTTACAAAAGCTATTCGGGAAGCATATAGCTATTTAATACAGACATTTTCTAAAATTGAAATGGCAGGCATATATATTACTGTTATATTCTGGACTGCATTACCTATTATTGTTTATTTTGACGGCAGTCAATTGGTAGAAAATACAATAGCAAATGCAGGATTCCTTCTTTTAATTATTATTGCTATTAGAAAAAAGATTTCTGAATCAAGATTAGAATACCAGATGCTTTTATTATCAAAAGATGACTCTAAAAACACTGAAATTGAAATCGTATTTGATGAAAAACGTTTTCAGGAAAACTGCGCTGATTTTAATTTAACAGCCCGTGAAAGGGAAATTATACACCTGCTTGCAAAAGCGTATACGTACAAAGAAATTGCAGAAGAATTATTTATATCTGACAGAACTGTAGCGAAACATATAAGTAACATTTATTCAAAAACAGGTGTGAGCCAAAAGTCTGAACTTTTAGCAAAGCTGGAATATTCATTACTCATTGCTTAA
- a CDS encoding GNAT family N-acetyltransferase, translated as MIEATYSDRKAAIEILTQSFNSNKSVEYVIRGGKNRSAQIKALMEYAFDMCMLFGNVYLSDDKKACGLVLLPHKKKVTLKSIELDISFLLLCSGIKKVSKILKREEAIKNAHAENSYAHLWFLGVAPKEQGKGYGSTLLNEITELYTKIGLPVYLETSTLSNLPWYKKNGFEIIQELRLGYSLFILKKEINIHHALAWN; from the coding sequence ATGATCGAAGCTACTTACTCAGATAGAAAAGCTGCTATAGAAATTCTTACTCAATCTTTTAATTCAAATAAGAGTGTAGAATATGTTATCAGAGGAGGGAAAAACCGTTCTGCTCAAATCAAAGCGCTGATGGAATATGCCTTTGATATGTGCATGCTTTTTGGTAATGTTTACTTATCTGATGATAAAAAAGCGTGTGGCTTAGTTTTACTTCCACATAAAAAAAAAGTAACATTAAAGAGTATTGAACTTGACATTAGCTTTTTATTATTATGCAGCGGCATAAAGAAGGTGTCAAAAATTCTCAAAAGAGAAGAAGCAATCAAAAATGCTCATGCTGAAAATTCCTATGCACACTTATGGTTTTTAGGAGTTGCTCCAAAAGAGCAAGGTAAAGGCTATGGAAGTACATTGCTTAACGAAATAACTGAATTATATACTAAAATAGGATTGCCTGTATATTTAGAAACATCCACGCTGTCAAATTTACCTTGGTATAAAAAAAACGGATTTGAAATTATTCAGGAATTACGCCTAGGATATTCGTTATTCATTCTTAAAAAAGAAATAAATATTCATCATGCTCTTGCCTGGAACTGA
- a CDS encoding ATPase, with product MKNYTPIQTETTQNHSKSAGMNNQTEKVLDFDECITFLNKKGKELFGLKFFIDPADYEVVYKILIYIIKDERNAQRHKISLDKGIMLSGPVGCGKTTLMNLMNHIIPVANRYIVRSCRLVSYDFISQGYDAIHKYSYQSFKNNKKVVTPQAWCFDDLGTESSLKYYGNECNVMAEILLSRYDLFIEKDMVTHITTNLVAEEIESFYGVRVRSRMREMFNLISFDRNSKDKRV from the coding sequence ATGAAAAATTACACACCAATACAGACAGAAACTACTCAGAACCACTCTAAGTCAGCAGGTATGAATAATCAAACAGAAAAGGTACTTGATTTTGATGAATGCATTACATTTTTAAATAAAAAAGGTAAAGAACTTTTCGGATTAAAATTTTTTATTGATCCCGCAGATTATGAAGTGGTTTATAAAATATTGATCTACATTATAAAAGACGAAAGGAATGCGCAACGCCATAAGATTAGTTTGGATAAAGGCATCATGCTTTCTGGGCCTGTAGGATGTGGTAAAACAACACTCATGAATCTTATGAATCATATAATTCCTGTAGCAAACAGATACATTGTTCGTTCATGTAGATTAGTGAGTTATGATTTTATATCACAAGGGTATGATGCTATTCACAAATACAGCTATCAGTCATTTAAGAATAATAAAAAAGTAGTTACACCACAGGCTTGGTGTTTTGATGACTTAGGCACTGAAAGCAGTCTTAAATACTATGGTAATGAATGCAACGTAATGGCTGAAATTCTGCTCTCACGGTATGATTTGTTTATAGAAAAAGACATGGTTACTCATATTACTACAAATCTAGTAGCAGAAGAAATCGAATCGTTTTACGGAGTCCGCGTAAGAAGCCGCATGCGTGAAATGTTTAATCTCATTTCGTTTGATAGAAATTCAAAAGATAAACGTGTATAA
- a CDS encoding NACHT domain-containing protein, whose product MEKSEIIKSLITVSAPLISSITDSFLKPKIKELSDIFSIKTKNFEHLIENKFNKYLINSYEKYSIINTIVFHNQQKLLKELYIPLTVVNSDKQSFVIDNYNEKLLSNFQRVLITDTAGMGKSTIMKRIFLSIIDENKGIPILIELRRLSKSKDIIDEIIEQLSTINEVVDKSFVLHLIQKGDFIFLLDGFDEIPLDSRKTVTKQIQTFINKAGNNFFILTSRPETALSSFGDFKEFKINSLTKLQAFELLTKYDHNGTLSKQLIKKLKEHQYENIEEFLHNPLLVSLLFAAYEHKQTIPLKKHIFYRQVYDALFESHDLTKGDSFIRGKFSLLDIDEFHRVLRHIGYNCIIKGKIEFTKDEILNLITEAKGFTSGLIFKESDFLKDLINTVPLFTIDGIYYRWSHKSLQEYFAAQFIFLDSKEAQKDILIKIYKHSDSDRFLNLLDLYYSIDYKSFSEVIIYNLLNDFFVYLQESYKYINSEHKKERQLITFAYDYVFIKFSLDKHKDLKNLWANASDGISNKDWELLINPVSNEEKINFIKVPVSKKFTAKILGFLLMKKEKFVKVYKVVNERNIIIDIEDSIPYFLTDNKKLILNSTDIFKKTNSLIIIFNHQGILTIDEEQGQKALKKIRESMTKNTKDRLLNF is encoded by the coding sequence ATGGAAAAATCAGAAATAATTAAAAGTTTAATAACTGTTTCAGCACCTTTGATTTCTAGTATAACTGATTCATTTTTAAAGCCTAAAATTAAAGAACTATCGGATATATTCTCAATTAAGACAAAAAATTTCGAGCATTTAATTGAAAATAAATTTAATAAATACCTAATAAATTCATATGAAAAGTATTCAATAATAAATACGATTGTATTTCATAATCAACAGAAGTTATTAAAGGAATTATACATTCCATTAACAGTTGTAAATTCAGATAAGCAATCATTTGTAATTGATAATTACAATGAAAAATTATTGTCAAATTTTCAAAGAGTATTAATTACTGACACAGCTGGCATGGGTAAATCCACAATAATGAAAAGAATTTTCCTTTCAATTATTGATGAAAATAAAGGCATTCCTATATTAATTGAATTAAGGAGGTTGTCAAAATCTAAGGACATAATAGATGAAATTATTGAACAGTTGTCAACCATTAACGAAGTAGTTGATAAAAGTTTTGTTCTTCATTTAATTCAGAAAGGAGATTTTATCTTTTTATTAGATGGATTTGACGAAATTCCTTTAGATAGTAGAAAAACTGTGACAAAGCAAATTCAAACATTTATTAATAAAGCAGGCAATAATTTTTTTATCTTAACATCACGTCCTGAAACAGCGCTTTCATCATTCGGTGATTTTAAAGAATTTAAAATTAATTCTCTTACAAAATTGCAAGCATTTGAATTATTAACAAAATATGACCACAATGGTACCTTGTCTAAACAATTAATCAAAAAATTAAAAGAACATCAATACGAAAATATTGAAGAGTTTCTGCACAATCCTTTACTAGTTTCTTTATTATTTGCTGCATATGAACATAAACAAACTATACCTCTTAAAAAACACATATTTTATAGGCAAGTTTATGACGCTTTATTTGAATCCCATGATTTAACAAAAGGTGATTCTTTTATAAGGGGGAAGTTTTCGTTACTAGATATTGATGAGTTTCACAGAGTATTAAGACATATAGGTTATAATTGTATAATTAAAGGTAAAATTGAATTTACAAAAGATGAAATTTTAAACTTAATAACAGAAGCCAAGGGGTTTACAAGTGGATTAATATTTAAAGAATCAGATTTTCTAAAAGATTTGATTAATACGGTACCACTTTTTACTATTGATGGTATTTATTACAGATGGTCTCATAAATCATTACAAGAATACTTTGCAGCACAATTTATTTTTTTGGATTCAAAAGAAGCTCAAAAAGACATTTTAATTAAAATTTACAAACATTCAGATTCTGATAGATTTCTTAATCTATTGGATTTGTATTATAGTATCGATTACAAATCTTTTAGTGAGGTTATAATATATAATTTATTAAACGATTTCTTTGTTTATTTGCAGGAATCGTATAAGTATATTAACAGTGAACATAAAAAAGAGAGGCAACTTATTACTTTTGCATATGATTATGTGTTTATTAAATTTTCGTTAGATAAACACAAAGATCTAAAAAATTTATGGGCTAATGCCTCTGATGGAATTTCCAATAAAGATTGGGAACTATTAATTAATCCTGTTTCGAATGAAGAAAAAATAAATTTCATCAAAGTTCCAGTAAGTAAAAAATTTACAGCTAAAATTTTAGGTTTTTTGTTAATGAAAAAAGAAAAATTTGTTAAAGTATATAAAGTAGTTAATGAAAGGAATATAATTATTGATATTGAGGATTCAATTCCTTATTTTTTAACAGATAATAAAAAGTTAATATTAAATTCAACAGATATATTTAAAAAAACTAATTCTTTAATTATTATATTTAATCATCAAGGTATACTTACTATTGATGAAGAACAAGGGCAAAAAGCTTTAAAAAAAATTAGGGAATCAATGACAAAAAACACAAAAGATAGATTACTTAATTTTTGA
- a CDS encoding DUF5675 family protein, with protein sequence MERNYKTGLPTDGNLFYEEKLICQTIELPWLNNSTSISCIPEGRYKLHRCFSKKFDWHLGIENVTNRRFITIHPANDALKELRGCIAPVTEIIRTGIGLDSKHALKKLLDLVGPEFKKGNSIYLTIKPSNSTLL encoded by the coding sequence TTGGAAAGAAACTATAAAACAGGATTACCAACTGATGGCAACCTGTTTTATGAAGAAAAACTTATTTGCCAAACTATTGAGTTGCCTTGGCTAAATAATTCAACTAGTATTTCATGTATACCAGAGGGCAGATATAAACTGCACAGATGTTTTAGTAAAAAATTTGACTGGCATTTAGGGATAGAAAATGTTACGAACAGAAGGTTTATAACTATACATCCAGCAAATGATGCACTAAAAGAATTACGCGGATGTATTGCGCCTGTTACTGAAATAATCCGAACCGGAATTGGGTTAGATTCTAAACATGCTTTAAAAAAGCTATTGGATCTAGTTGGCCCCGAGTTTAAAAAAGGCAACTCCATTTATCTAACAATTAAACCTTCAAATTCTACTTTATTATGA
- a CDS encoding thermonuclease family protein, whose translation MKQIIFILSTLLLMSTAYSQQPARITRIKDGDTFVAVWKHRSYTCRLASIDAPELSQTYGYESYQALSKIVAGKKILITAHTRDLYGRVLVNAYVDGKRLDSLLIRKGYAWHYSTYSHEAMLKQCMQDAILDKAGLWHCGKDSVCPPWLFRNYNYPNKQKYCMGCN comes from the coding sequence ATGAAACAGATTATTTTCATTCTGTCCACGCTACTCTTAATGAGTACTGCCTATTCTCAACAACCTGCGCGAATTACCCGCATAAAAGATGGTGATACATTTGTAGCGGTATGGAAACACCGATCCTACACGTGCCGCCTTGCTTCTATTGATGCACCGGAACTTTCACAAACCTACGGATACGAATCGTACCAAGCGCTAAGTAAAATAGTAGCAGGCAAAAAAATCCTGATTACCGCACACACAAGAGACTTGTATGGACGCGTGCTTGTTAATGCATATGTTGATGGCAAGAGACTGGACAGCCTACTTATCAGAAAGGGTTATGCCTGGCACTATTCTACTTATTCTCATGAGGCAATGTTAAAACAATGTATGCAGGATGCCATACTAGATAAAGCAGGCCTCTGGCATTGCGGAAAAGACTCGGTTTGTCCGCCGTGGTTATTCAGAAATTATAACTACCCGAACAAACAAAAATATTGCATGGGCTGCAACTAA